In the genome of Dehalococcoidia bacterium, one region contains:
- a CDS encoding response regulator transcription factor, giving the protein MTTAEPLVMSVDDEAGILRLIDAELSSQGFRVISASNGEDALRIAEEQRPDIAVLDIMMPGISGLEVMRKLRERSTMPIILVSAKNSNLDKVRGLELGADDYISKPFDPEELSARIRAVLRRSVTDGVKAASIVRAGNVEVDLERRLVRKNGQLVKLTRTEWMLLQHLAANAGKVMVSNQLLSKVWGPEYREELQYLRVWVFRLRSKLEDDPANPVIIKTLTGIGYIFCSDEFEAESESAEG; this is encoded by the coding sequence ATGACGACGGCCGAACCATTAGTAATGAGTGTCGACGATGAGGCCGGCATTCTCCGGCTCATCGACGCCGAGTTGAGCAGCCAAGGGTTCCGCGTGATCTCCGCCTCTAACGGTGAGGACGCGTTGCGCATCGCCGAGGAACAGCGGCCGGACATTGCCGTCCTCGACATAATGATGCCCGGGATCAGCGGCCTCGAGGTGATGCGCAAGCTGCGTGAGCGCAGCACGATGCCGATCATTCTCGTCAGCGCCAAGAACAGCAACCTCGACAAGGTCCGCGGGCTCGAGCTCGGCGCCGACGACTACATCTCCAAGCCCTTCGACCCCGAAGAGCTCAGCGCGCGCATCCGCGCCGTCCTCCGCCGCTCCGTTACGGACGGCGTCAAGGCCGCCAGCATCGTCCGTGCCGGCAACGTCGAGGTCGACCTCGAGCGCCGCCTGGTGCGGAAGAACGGGCAGCTCGTGAAGCTCACGCGGACGGAGTGGATGCTGCTCCAGCACCTGGCCGCGAACGCCGGCAAGGTCATGGTCAGCAACCAGCTCCTGAGCAAGGTCTGGGGCCCGGAGTACCGGGAGGAGCTTCAGTACCTGCGCGTCTGGGTCTTCCGCCTGCGCAGCAAGCTCGAAGACGACCCGGCGAACCCCGTGATCATCAAGACGCTTACGGGCATCGGCTACATCTTCTGTTCGGACGAGTTCGAGGCCGAATCGGAGAGCGCCGAGGGCTAG
- a CDS encoding response regulator transcription factor: MTSEPLILAVDDEVGIQRLIKLELSSQGFRVVTAGGGEEALRIAEQQRPDIAVLDIVMPDMSGLEVMRKLRERSGIPIILLTAKDNDADKVRGLEMGADDYLVKPFNPEELSARVRAVLRRSVGLSSTENLVRAGDVEIDLNRRLVKKAGEIVTLTRTEWMLLQHLAANAGKVMLNTELLSKVWGPEYRDDLQYLRVWVSRLRSKLEPDPANPVIIKTLQGIGYLLDAEQQKPEEADAGTSES; the protein is encoded by the coding sequence ATGACTTCCGAACCGCTGATCCTCGCGGTCGATGACGAGGTCGGCATCCAGAGGCTGATAAAGCTTGAGCTCTCGAGTCAGGGCTTCAGGGTTGTGACCGCCGGCGGCGGCGAGGAGGCCCTTCGCATCGCCGAGCAACAGCGCCCCGACATCGCGGTGCTCGACATCGTGATGCCGGACATGAGCGGCCTTGAGGTGATGCGCAAGCTGCGCGAGCGCAGCGGCATCCCGATCATCCTGCTCACCGCGAAGGACAACGACGCCGACAAGGTGCGCGGCCTGGAGATGGGCGCCGACGACTACCTGGTGAAGCCTTTCAACCCGGAGGAGTTGAGCGCGCGCGTGCGCGCGGTCCTCCGCCGCAGCGTCGGCCTTTCGAGCACCGAGAACCTCGTGCGCGCCGGCGACGTCGAGATCGACCTCAACCGGCGCCTGGTGAAGAAGGCCGGCGAGATCGTGACCCTGACGCGGACGGAGTGGATGCTCCTACAACACCTCGCCGCGAACGCGGGCAAGGTCATGCTGAACACGGAGCTGCTGAGCAAGGTCTGGGGGCCGGAGTACCGCGACGACCTGCAGTACCTCCGGGTCTGGGTCTCGAGGCTGCGCAGCAAGCTCGAACCGGACCCGGCGAACCCCGTGATCATCAAGACGCTGCAGGGCATCGGCTACCTGCTCGACGCCGAGCAACAGAAGCCCGAAGAAGCGGACGCGGGCACGAGCGAGTCCTGA
- the rplM gene encoding 50S ribosomal protein L13 encodes MKTYALKASEIEKKWRVFDATDQPLGRLATRVAVALRGKDKPTFSPHLDMGDFVIVTNAEKVKATGQKLAQKLYRRHSGYFGGLKEKTLAQQLQKHPDRVIRDAVWGMLPKGRLGRRQIRHLKVYAGPHHPHEAQVNAGLGKNARKNKETSAS; translated from the coding sequence GTGAAAACCTACGCACTCAAGGCTAGCGAGATCGAGAAGAAGTGGCGCGTGTTCGACGCGACGGACCAGCCGCTCGGGCGGCTGGCTACCCGCGTGGCGGTCGCGCTGCGGGGCAAGGACAAGCCCACGTTTTCGCCGCACCTGGATATGGGTGACTTCGTCATCGTCACCAACGCCGAAAAGGTGAAGGCGACAGGCCAGAAGCTGGCGCAGAAGCTCTACAGGCGCCACAGCGGCTACTTCGGCGGGCTCAAGGAGAAGACTCTGGCCCAGCAACTGCAGAAGCACCCGGACCGGGTTATCCGCGATGCGGTCTGGGGAATGCTGCCGAAGGGGCGCCTGGGGCGCCGCCAGATCCGCCACCTAAAGGTGTACGCAGGGCCCCACCACCCGCACGAGGCCCAGGTCAACGCCGGCCTCGGCAAAAACGCCAGGAAGAACAAGGAGACGAGCGCTTCGTGA
- a CDS encoding TadE/TadG family type IV pilus assembly protein, translating into MATAALRQSESAPVLHGAAAGARRAKAGRNRERGQNLVEFALVAPLFLVLIFAIVDFGMGLRAWISITNAAREGARYGAVGHTEAEIKQRVVDTSSIGLTCGAGTGTACVTVTGANGLPGNSVTVRVSHQYSLITPLSALMSMVSGGSISTRVDLTADSDMRLE; encoded by the coding sequence GTGGCAACCGCAGCGCTCAGGCAATCCGAGTCCGCACCCGTGCTTCATGGCGCCGCCGCGGGCGCCCGGCGCGCGAAAGCCGGCCGCAACCGCGAACGTGGCCAGAACCTGGTTGAATTCGCCCTCGTCGCGCCGCTCTTCCTGGTGCTCATCTTCGCCATAGTCGACTTTGGCATGGGCCTGCGGGCCTGGATCTCGATTACGAACGCCGCCCGGGAGGGTGCCCGCTACGGTGCCGTCGGCCACACGGAAGCGGAGATAAAGCAGCGCGTCGTAGATACGAGCTCGATTGGCCTCACGTGCGGTGCTGGCACAGGTACGGCGTGCGTCACGGTGACCGGCGCGAATGGTCTTCCGGGCAATTCGGTGACTGTCAGGGTGAGTCACCAGTACTCCCTGATCACGCCCTTGTCCGCCCTCATGAGCATGGTGAGCGGCGGTTCGATATCGACGCGCGTCGATCTCACGGCCGATAGCGACATGAGGCTTGAGTGA
- a CDS encoding xylulose 5-phosphate 3-epimerase: MADEVLEVRASERVEAALRRRPGAARWAAGYGVIQHTLETRARVLALADELEDRGVISAEAFFEILHATDRIASAGMWLVVHETYADRVYLDGRDLGPEDFKREPEGHTGGALNMVPAYAGYMAANAISGVTRSWVMGQGHTVAAIDSLNLLLGNMTPEHAGRYSLSDEGLTRYVRDFYLYRLTPQGEQKSPLGSHVNAHTAGGMVEGGYLGFTELEYVHMPLPGESLVVFLSDGAFEEQRGSDWAPRWWRAEDCGLVMPIMISNGRRIDQRTTMSQIGGVDWFLDHLRLNSFEPVVLDGRDPAAFAWAIIEQEERLRAAGELAKRGQIPYPVRLPYGIAVAPKGFGFYGAGTNLAHNLPLGANPSRDASARANFNESAHRLWVAPGELTEAAARLRNHAASGRPAERDHPLAVREVKLRELPLLPRREVPADRSDPASWSRASPMAAVDESFLAIVQANQHLRPRVGNPDEMRSNRMLKTLEALLFRVTSPEPGVPEGVLGAVVTALNEEAVCCAALANKGGIGIVVTYEAFGTKMHGAVRQEVTWAQGLRQAGRSPGWLSMPLVLTSHTWENAKNEQSHQDPSMCELMLGEPMPSSRVLFPADFNTAASVMAAVYQTQGQVWTCVVPKAASVPDLFSVEEAAALVREGALALEWASDQDPEVILTAVGAYQLEEVLKAAFRLREGGRRIRVVYMIEPGRFRAPRSGLEEALVVSREAAARLYPESVQARVFVSHTRPDRILGVLQPLDTGRATRVHGFINAGGTLSTPAMLFVNRCSWAHVVRSACELLGLAPEEALSPLELAALNGAASPHGVIIPP, from the coding sequence ATGGCGGATGAAGTGCTCGAAGTACGGGCTTCCGAGCGCGTCGAAGCTGCGCTTCGCCGAAGACCTGGCGCGGCGCGCTGGGCAGCCGGATACGGGGTGATCCAGCACACGCTCGAAACCCGCGCCCGCGTCCTTGCTCTCGCCGATGAGCTCGAGGACAGGGGCGTGATAAGCGCCGAGGCATTCTTCGAAATCCTCCACGCCACTGACCGCATCGCCAGCGCGGGCATGTGGCTGGTGGTGCACGAGACCTACGCCGACCGCGTCTACCTCGACGGGCGCGACCTTGGCCCGGAAGATTTCAAGCGCGAGCCCGAAGGACACACGGGCGGCGCCCTGAACATGGTGCCCGCCTACGCGGGCTACATGGCGGCGAACGCGATCAGCGGCGTTACCCGCTCCTGGGTCATGGGCCAGGGCCACACGGTCGCGGCGATCGATAGCCTGAACCTGCTCCTCGGCAATATGACGCCTGAGCACGCGGGGCGCTATTCGCTGAGCGACGAGGGCCTCACACGCTACGTCCGGGACTTCTACCTCTATCGCCTGACGCCGCAGGGCGAACAGAAGTCGCCCCTCGGGAGCCACGTGAACGCCCATACCGCGGGTGGCATGGTCGAAGGCGGCTACCTGGGTTTCACCGAGCTCGAGTATGTCCACATGCCTCTGCCGGGCGAGAGCCTCGTGGTCTTCCTGAGCGATGGCGCCTTCGAGGAGCAGCGCGGCAGCGACTGGGCGCCGCGCTGGTGGCGGGCCGAGGATTGCGGCCTGGTGATGCCGATCATGATCAGCAACGGCCGCCGCATCGACCAGCGGACGACCATGAGCCAGATCGGCGGTGTCGACTGGTTCCTCGACCACCTGCGCCTCAACAGCTTCGAGCCCGTCGTCCTCGATGGCCGCGACCCCGCGGCATTCGCCTGGGCGATCATCGAGCAGGAGGAGAGACTGCGCGCCGCGGGCGAACTGGCGAAGCGCGGCCAGATCCCTTATCCGGTGCGCTTGCCCTACGGGATTGCGGTCGCGCCGAAGGGCTTCGGCTTCTACGGCGCCGGCACCAACCTCGCCCATAACCTGCCCCTGGGCGCGAACCCCTCACGGGACGCAAGCGCGCGGGCGAACTTCAACGAGTCGGCGCACCGACTCTGGGTGGCGCCCGGCGAGCTCACCGAGGCCGCGGCCAGGCTCCGGAACCATGCTGCAAGCGGCCGGCCAGCGGAGCGCGACCACCCCCTCGCGGTGCGAGAAGTGAAACTCCGCGAGTTGCCGCTCCTGCCCCGTCGCGAAGTACCGGCCGACCGCTCGGACCCGGCGTCCTGGAGCAGGGCCTCGCCCATGGCGGCAGTCGACGAGTCATTCCTCGCCATCGTCCAGGCGAACCAGCATCTGCGGCCCCGGGTCGGCAACCCGGACGAGATGCGGTCAAACCGTATGCTGAAGACCCTGGAAGCCCTGCTCTTTCGTGTGACGAGCCCGGAGCCGGGAGTGCCAGAGGGCGTGCTGGGGGCCGTGGTGACCGCCTTGAACGAGGAAGCCGTGTGCTGCGCGGCGCTGGCCAACAAGGGAGGCATCGGCATAGTCGTCACCTATGAGGCCTTCGGGACCAAGATGCATGGCGCCGTCCGCCAGGAAGTCACCTGGGCCCAGGGCCTGCGTCAAGCTGGCCGCAGCCCCGGCTGGCTCTCCATGCCATTAGTCCTCACGTCACACACATGGGAGAACGCCAAGAACGAGCAGTCTCACCAGGACCCGAGCATGTGCGAGCTCATGCTTGGCGAGCCCATGCCCTCCTCTCGTGTCCTCTTCCCCGCCGACTTCAATACCGCCGCGTCCGTCATGGCCGCCGTCTATCAAACGCAGGGCCAGGTCTGGACCTGCGTCGTCCCCAAAGCCGCGTCAGTGCCCGACCTGTTCTCCGTGGAGGAGGCCGCGGCGCTGGTGCGCGAGGGTGCGTTGGCGCTGGAGTGGGCATCCGACCAGGACCCCGAGGTCATTCTGACCGCCGTCGGCGCCTACCAGCTCGAGGAAGTCCTGAAGGCCGCCTTCCGGCTGCGCGAGGGCGGCAGGCGCATACGCGTCGTCTACATGATCGAGCCCGGCCGCTTTCGCGCACCGCGCAGCGGCCTCGAGGAGGCGCTGGTCGTGTCCCGGGAAGCCGCCGCGAGGCTCTATCCCGAGTCGGTACAGGCGCGCGTCTTCGTGAGCCACACCCGTCCGGACCGCATCCTGGGCGTGCTCCAGCCGCTCGACACGGGTCGCGCCACAAGAGTGCACGGCTTCATTAACGCCGGCGGTACGCTGAGCACGCCCGCCATGCTATTCGTGAACCGCTGCTCATGGGCACACGTGGTGCGTTCGGCCTGCGAGCTCCTGGGGCTCGCCCCGGAGGAGGCCCTCTCGCCGCTCGAGCTCGCCGCCCTGAATGGCGCTGCCTCGCCGCACGGAGTCATCATCCCGCCCTAG
- a CDS encoding serine hydrolase, producing MRPALPRMLVPLLPALALLACVAPDPSAAPTSTPELYRGPVASPTARLPVTGPLATWEAGRRPPAPPAPTAEPATPTPLRADAALQRALQELLGPEAEHYGVYAKELRGSRGAAINATKVFNAASTFKVEVMFEVYRQRDLGLLKFDELLEVNAYYAGFDLGTLPVEVGDSMSIAEALFYMMSVSDNVSAVLLQDRVGASNINKTMTALGLKSTGLFPEGLPATAEDFGLLLEAIAASEDVPESTRREMLDLMASESRDNGLVAGVPRGTRVAHKTGNWPDATNHVGIVQAPAATYVIAILCDLGYQPTLIRAISETVYRHLGQAAR from the coding sequence ATGCGACCGGCGCTTCCCCGCATGCTGGTCCCACTCCTGCCAGCCCTGGCCCTCCTCGCCTGCGTGGCACCGGACCCCTCGGCCGCGCCCACCAGCACGCCGGAACTCTACCGCGGCCCCGTCGCTTCGCCCACGGCCCGGCTTCCGGTTACGGGACCCCTGGCGACCTGGGAGGCAGGCAGGCGCCCCCCCGCCCCGCCAGCGCCCACCGCTGAGCCGGCGACGCCCACGCCTTTGCGGGCGGACGCGGCGCTTCAGCGCGCCCTCCAGGAGCTCCTGGGCCCAGAGGCCGAGCACTACGGCGTCTACGCCAAGGAGCTGCGGGGAAGCCGCGGCGCGGCCATTAACGCCACGAAGGTCTTCAACGCCGCCTCGACGTTCAAGGTCGAGGTGATGTTCGAGGTCTACAGGCAGCGGGATCTCGGCCTCCTGAAGTTCGACGAGCTACTCGAGGTGAACGCGTATTACGCCGGGTTTGACCTCGGCACGCTGCCGGTCGAGGTCGGGGACTCGATGAGCATCGCGGAGGCCCTGTTCTACATGATGTCGGTGTCCGACAACGTGTCGGCGGTGCTGCTCCAGGACAGGGTGGGCGCGAGCAACATCAACAAGACCATGACCGCGCTGGGACTGAAGAGCACGGGACTTTTCCCGGAGGGCTTGCCCGCCACGGCTGAGGACTTCGGCCTGCTTCTGGAGGCCATCGCGGCATCCGAGGACGTCCCGGAGAGCACGCGCCGGGAGATGCTCGACCTGATGGCGTCGGAGTCGCGCGACAACGGCCTGGTGGCGGGAGTGCCGCGGGGGACGCGGGTGGCGCACAAGACGGGAAACTGGCCGGACGCGACGAATCATGTCGGCATCGTGCAGGCGCCGGCGGCTACCTATGTCATCGCCATCCTCTGTGACCTCGGCTATCAGCCGACGTTGATCCGCGCCATCTCCGAGACGGTGTACAGGCACCTGGGCCAGGCCGCCCGGTAG
- a CDS encoding NAD(P)/FAD-dependent oxidoreductase — protein sequence MIIGAGFAGLEAARRLSRTEAEVLLVDRRNFHTFTPLLYQVATAGLEPDSIVKPVRSILRRAPNVRFVMADVASIDLARRQLQTSAGKVRYDYLIVATGSAVNYFGQESLSRWALPLKDLDDAIALRSHVLASFEAAALERDREARRRLTTVVVCGGGPTGVELAGALQELKQHVLRRDFPELALSEDSARVVLLEAADALLPGFPSSLQDAAARQLREIGVDVRLGSPVTGAGEAGVRLASGEVIPAGTVVWVAGVLGAGPEGLDLSGRARRARVEPTLQLTDAPEVLVAGDLAYLEDGGRALPMMAPVAIQEGRAAAENVLRLIRGESPRPFRYKDRGLMATIGRTRAVAFLPPLCLSGPPAWLVWLAVHLFWLIGFRNKFLVLVDWAWNYLLYEQGSRVIAGPARPRGAKEAGEARITNS from the coding sequence GTGATCATCGGCGCCGGCTTCGCGGGCCTGGAAGCGGCGCGCCGCCTCTCGCGTACGGAAGCGGAGGTCCTGCTCGTCGACCGGCGCAACTTCCACACCTTCACTCCTCTCCTCTACCAGGTGGCCACGGCTGGCCTGGAGCCCGACTCCATCGTCAAGCCCGTGCGCTCCATCTTGCGCCGGGCGCCCAACGTGCGATTCGTGATGGCGGACGTGGCCTCCATAGACCTGGCCAGGCGCCAGCTCCAGACAAGTGCCGGCAAGGTCCGGTATGACTACCTGATCGTGGCTACGGGTAGCGCCGTGAACTATTTTGGACAGGAGTCACTGTCGCGCTGGGCGCTGCCCCTGAAGGACCTCGATGACGCCATCGCGCTGCGCAGCCACGTGCTGGCTAGCTTCGAGGCCGCGGCGCTCGAGCGCGACCGCGAAGCCCGCCGCCGGCTGACCACGGTCGTGGTCTGCGGCGGCGGCCCTACGGGCGTGGAACTCGCCGGGGCGCTCCAGGAGCTGAAGCAGCACGTGCTCCGGCGGGACTTTCCCGAGCTGGCGCTTAGCGAGGACTCGGCCCGGGTGGTCCTTCTGGAAGCCGCGGACGCCCTCCTGCCCGGCTTCCCGTCATCACTCCAGGACGCAGCAGCCCGGCAGCTCAGAGAAATCGGCGTTGACGTGCGGCTTGGGAGTCCCGTCACCGGCGCCGGCGAGGCCGGCGTACGGCTTGCCTCCGGCGAGGTCATCCCCGCAGGCACGGTCGTCTGGGTGGCGGGAGTGCTCGGCGCTGGGCCGGAAGGGCTTGACCTCTCGGGTAGGGCCAGGCGCGCCCGCGTCGAGCCCACTCTCCAACTCACGGACGCGCCGGAGGTACTCGTGGCCGGAGACCTGGCATACCTCGAGGACGGAGGCCGGGCCCTGCCCATGATGGCGCCCGTCGCTATCCAGGAGGGTCGCGCCGCGGCCGAGAACGTCCTCCGGCTAATCCGGGGCGAGAGCCCCCGGCCGTTCCGTTACAAGGACAGGGGCCTGATGGCGACCATCGGGCGCACGCGGGCCGTGGCCTTTCTCCCGCCGCTCTGCTTGTCCGGCCCGCCAGCCTGGCTGGTCTGGCTGGCGGTCCACCTCTTCTGGCTCATCGGCTTCAGGAACAAGTTCCTCGTCCTGGTGGACTGGGCCTGGAACTACCTGCTCTACGAGCAGGGCTCTCGCGTGATCGCGGGGCCGGCGCGGCCCCGGGGCGCGAAGGAGGCAGGCGAAGCCAGGATTACAAACTCGTAA
- the rpsI gene encoding 30S ribosomal protein S9 has protein sequence MTTQQYFAGTGRRKTSVARVRLYPGAQEVIVNGRPLKEALPRLVLQEAALRPLTLTGNAGKFGVQVKVEGGGHTGWAGAISHGIARALVEFDENLKPQLRRFGLLTRDSRMKERKKYGLRKARKATQYTKR, from the coding sequence GTGACCACCCAGCAGTACTTCGCCGGCACGGGACGGCGCAAGACATCCGTCGCCCGTGTCCGCCTCTACCCCGGTGCTCAGGAAGTCATCGTCAACGGGCGGCCCCTCAAGGAAGCGTTGCCCCGCCTGGTCCTCCAGGAAGCGGCCCTCCGGCCCCTTACCCTGACCGGCAACGCCGGCAAGTTCGGCGTGCAGGTAAAGGTGGAGGGCGGCGGCCACACCGGCTGGGCCGGCGCCATATCCCACGGTATCGCCCGTGCCCTGGTCGAGTTCGACGAGAACCTCAAGCCCCAACTGCGCCGCTTCGGCCTCCTGACGCGCGACTCGCGCATGAAGGAGCGCAAGAAGTACGGCCTGCGCAAGGCCCGCAAGGCGACCCAGTACACGAAGCGATAG
- a CDS encoding response regulator transcription factor, whose translation MSTEPLILAVDDEPAILRLVRIELTAQGFRVASATNGPDALRMLDEQRPDLVLLDILMEEMSGIEVLRRIRERANIPVIFLTAKGRDTDKVRGLELGADDYITKPFHPDELAARVRAVLRRSTSTSAPDNIVRAGSVEVDLTRRLVRKHGGPVPMTRTEWMLLESLAANHGKVMLNSELLSRVWGPEYRDDLQYLRVWVSRLRSKLEDDPSRPEIIKTRYGIGYIFEATEAPLAASA comes from the coding sequence ATGTCCACAGAGCCACTCATCCTTGCCGTCGACGATGAGCCGGCGATCCTTCGCCTTGTCCGCATCGAGCTCACCGCCCAGGGCTTCAGAGTCGCCAGCGCCACTAACGGGCCCGATGCCCTGAGGATGCTTGACGAGCAGCGGCCGGACCTGGTGCTGCTCGACATCCTCATGGAAGAGATGAGCGGCATCGAAGTCCTACGGCGGATCCGCGAAAGGGCCAACATCCCGGTCATCTTCCTGACCGCCAAAGGCCGCGACACCGACAAGGTGCGCGGGCTGGAACTGGGCGCGGACGACTACATCACCAAGCCCTTCCACCCGGACGAGCTCGCCGCGCGCGTGCGCGCGGTCCTCCGCCGGAGCACCAGCACGTCCGCGCCGGACAACATCGTCCGGGCCGGCTCGGTGGAGGTCGACCTGACGCGGAGGCTGGTGCGCAAGCACGGCGGCCCCGTGCCGATGACCCGCACCGAATGGATGCTCCTCGAGAGCCTGGCGGCGAATCACGGAAAGGTGATGCTCAACTCCGAGCTCCTGAGCCGCGTGTGGGGCCCGGAGTACCGCGACGACCTGCAGTACCTGAGAGTGTGGGTCTCCCGGCTGCGGAGCAAGCTCGAGGATGATCCCTCCCGCCCGGAGATTATCAAGACGCGCTACGGGATCGGGTACATCTTCGAAGCCACGGAAGCGCCGCTGGCCGCGTCCGCCTGA
- a CDS encoding pilus assembly protein TadG-related protein yields the protein MFNRAGSAPERGDEQGQILVLAALLFTVVLGMTALAIDVGFFARADRDLQNDADAMALAGARELPVTSAATTRAREWGARNGVSSSEIQSISYGVTCSGQSVNDTITVRLRRPQVTFFGRILGVTSGNVNACATARRGQAERGNGLLPIGMLHDNPNIASNPEICYYTDPDVYGDECVIKVPKPSSGDTWVSGNTGPLRLDDPNPPQPNYPPGCRGQNNGNDEYGDNIVNGSQCYYKRGDKATPLTGAQANTCGYFEDRLDGNTDKLADVFISDTDGDGVYDVVNRDSPRFGLIPVVKIAPGASGSSQDITIVEYVAVYIVDISCSGGGVNEKATVTVIPMRAEVYYSETSFRTNPGAPGEALFWVIKLIE from the coding sequence ATGTTCAACAGAGCGGGAAGTGCACCAGAACGTGGCGATGAACAGGGCCAGATACTGGTCCTGGCAGCCCTGTTGTTCACCGTGGTCCTTGGGATGACAGCCCTCGCCATCGACGTGGGCTTCTTTGCCAGGGCCGACCGCGACCTTCAGAACGACGCCGACGCCATGGCTCTCGCCGGTGCGCGCGAGCTACCTGTCACCTCCGCCGCCACGACGCGCGCGCGGGAGTGGGGAGCGCGCAACGGCGTCTCGTCGTCAGAGATCCAGAGCATCTCGTACGGGGTTACCTGCTCCGGCCAGTCCGTCAACGACACCATAACCGTTAGGCTACGGCGCCCTCAGGTCACATTCTTCGGCCGCATACTTGGAGTCACCAGCGGCAACGTCAACGCTTGCGCCACCGCACGGCGCGGCCAGGCCGAGCGGGGGAATGGGCTCCTGCCCATCGGCATGCTCCATGACAACCCGAACATCGCCTCGAACCCCGAGATCTGTTACTACACGGATCCTGACGTCTACGGCGATGAGTGCGTCATCAAGGTGCCCAAGCCGAGCAGCGGCGACACCTGGGTCTCCGGCAACACTGGTCCGCTGCGCCTCGACGACCCCAACCCGCCCCAGCCGAACTACCCGCCCGGCTGCAGGGGCCAGAACAACGGTAACGACGAGTACGGCGACAATATCGTCAACGGTAGCCAGTGCTACTACAAGCGCGGCGACAAGGCCACACCCCTGACCGGCGCCCAGGCCAACACCTGCGGATACTTCGAGGATCGCCTCGACGGAAACACGGACAAGCTCGCCGACGTCTTCATCTCCGACACTGACGGCGACGGCGTCTACGATGTCGTTAATCGGGACAGTCCGCGGTTCGGGCTCATCCCGGTCGTCAAAATCGCACCGGGCGCCTCCGGGTCGTCGCAGGACATCACCATTGTCGAGTACGTGGCCGTGTACATCGTGGACATCTCCTGCAGCGGGGGCGGCGTGAACGAAAAGGCAACGGTTACCGTCATCCCAATGCGGGCCGAGGTCTACTACTCGGAGACCTCTTTCCGCACCAACCCCGGTGCCCCCGGCGAGGCGCTCTTCTGGGTAATCAAGCTCATCGAGTAG
- a CDS encoding acetate/propionate family kinase yields the protein MRILALNCGSSSIKASVISLGDGLYEALASASVSALPDRPAGVIRLGEGPEEAFAVAAGAGYGEGTLALLDALASRGLLDGLEAAGHRVVHGGPRLTAPVLLSDEALAEIEAAGALAPLHNAPALEAIRAARSRLDRTPMVATFDTSFFAALPADASTYAIPAELRERFGIRRYGFHGLAHRYMWRRLVGLAGRDDLRAVTLQLGSGCSAAAIRSGKPADTSMGFTPLEGLVMATRSGDIDPAIPSFLAGEGGFSPEEVERILNERSGLLGLSGASGDIRRLLALEASGDAAATLALSVFCYRVRKYVGAYAAALGGLDALVFGGGVGENQPAVRERICAGFDWLGLSLDSTANARTRGRDAVISSTGSRVLCCGVAVDEARIIAEDARACLQGQEVRDGG from the coding sequence GTGCGCATACTTGCCCTCAATTGCGGCAGCTCCAGCATCAAAGCCTCGGTCATCTCCCTTGGCGATGGACTCTATGAGGCGCTTGCCTCGGCCAGTGTGAGCGCCTTGCCCGACCGGCCGGCCGGCGTCATCCGCCTCGGCGAAGGGCCGGAGGAGGCATTCGCTGTCGCCGCCGGCGCCGGGTACGGCGAGGGAACGCTCGCCCTGCTGGACGCGCTGGCATCGCGTGGCCTCCTCGATGGCCTCGAGGCCGCCGGCCATCGCGTCGTGCACGGAGGGCCGCGCCTGACCGCGCCTGTCCTGCTTTCGGACGAGGCGCTCGCCGAGATCGAGGCTGCAGGTGCGTTGGCGCCGCTGCACAACGCCCCAGCGCTGGAGGCTATCCGCGCGGCGCGCTCGCGCCTCGACCGGACGCCAATGGTCGCTACCTTCGACACCTCCTTTTTCGCCGCCCTGCCGGCCGATGCCTCGACTTACGCCATTCCCGCGGAGTTGCGGGAACGCTTCGGCATCAGACGCTACGGCTTCCACGGCCTGGCGCACCGCTACATGTGGCGCCGTCTTGTCGGGCTAGCCGGCAGGGATGACCTGCGCGCCGTCACGCTGCAGCTCGGGTCGGGCTGCTCGGCGGCAGCCATCCGTTCGGGCAAACCCGCTGACACCTCGATGGGGTTCACGCCGCTCGAGGGCCTTGTCATGGCGACCCGCTCCGGTGACATCGACCCCGCTATACCCTCGTTCCTGGCCGGGGAAGGCGGCTTTTCGCCGGAGGAGGTCGAGCGCATCTTGAACGAGCGGTCCGGGCTCCTCGGCCTCTCCGGGGCGTCCGGGGACATCCGCCGCCTGCTGGCGCTGGAGGCCTCGGGCGACGCGGCCGCGACCCTCGCCCTGTCGGTCTTCTGCTATCGCGTCCGGAAGTATGTCGGCGCCTACGCGGCGGCGCTCGGCGGCCTGGATGCCCTCGTGTTCGGCGGCGGCGTGGGCGAGAACCAGCCGGCAGTCCGCGAGCGCATATGCGCCGGCTTCGATTGGCTCGGCCTCTCACTCGACTCCACCGCTAACGCGCGGACTCGCGGTCGCGACGCCGTGATTTCGAGCACGGGGTCCCGCGTGCTGTGCTGCGGCGTTGCCGTCGACGAGGCGCGGATTATCGCGGAGGACGCCCGGGCATGCCTGCAGGGGCAGGAGGTGCGGGATGGCGGATGA